The following coding sequences are from one Candidatus Borkfalkia ceftriaxoniphila window:
- a CDS encoding glycosyl hydrolase family 28 protein, whose amino-acid sequence MDREISELHRVFIDGESCAVHACRVSALPFNVWWQGRQRPLEQTEEASFVAFPFSGDAEMRVCVKKPFQNAVVRPLSANVRVRKENGCAVFTIARAGQYVLETDGEHNALHIFADRAENFAKYGEPTLVFGAGEHRVGKIELKSHDRVFMHRDAIVHGSFYAKGATDIRIFGNGIVDGGWETRKSMHCYENYTNGCAKFYECTDITLDGVVFRDSAIWVVNLFDCEDVSLKNIKLVGHYKYNTDGVDIVNSRRVIISDCFIRSFDDAITLKGILQYKDKCVEDIRVENTICWCGWGRTLEIGLETVAPAYRRISFTDCDLIHNSAVALDIQAGDFAEISDVTFENVRVEYQSDSLPEVIHNPPEKQYDGFGKRHVPMLFCAENSEYFINDENYFWYDDLLKKERKGRAGSLKNVSLIGVRAVGDAGGDLPALRVQFKAPFTGEEILVSDLVVFGKKVGKEDCNVEGTHAHLLRFI is encoded by the coding sequence ATGGATCGAGAAATATCCGAATTGCATCGCGTCTTTATCGACGGCGAAAGTTGCGCCGTACATGCGTGCAGGGTGTCCGCTCTGCCCTTTAACGTGTGGTGGCAGGGACGTCAGCGTCCCCTGGAGCAGACGGAAGAAGCGTCGTTCGTCGCTTTTCCCTTTTCGGGAGATGCGGAAATGCGCGTTTGCGTCAAAAAACCTTTTCAAAATGCCGTCGTGCGGCCGCTATCCGCGAACGTCCGCGTGCGGAAGGAAAACGGCTGCGCGGTCTTTACGATCGCGAGAGCGGGGCAATACGTGCTCGAAACGGACGGAGAGCACAACGCCCTGCATATTTTCGCCGACCGCGCGGAAAATTTCGCGAAATACGGCGAACCGACGCTCGTATTCGGCGCGGGGGAGCACCGCGTCGGCAAGATCGAGTTAAAAAGTCACGACCGCGTATTTATGCACAGGGACGCGATCGTGCACGGAAGTTTTTACGCTAAAGGCGCAACGGATATCCGTATTTTCGGCAACGGCATCGTGGACGGCGGCTGGGAAACGCGCAAGAGTATGCACTGTTACGAAAATTACACGAACGGCTGCGCCAAGTTTTACGAATGTACGGATATTACGCTCGACGGCGTGGTCTTCCGCGATTCCGCCATCTGGGTCGTCAATCTGTTCGACTGCGAAGACGTGTCTTTAAAAAACATAAAACTCGTCGGGCATTATAAGTACAACACCGACGGCGTGGATATCGTAAATAGCCGACGCGTCATCATTTCCGACTGCTTTATCCGTTCTTTCGACGACGCGATCACCTTGAAAGGGATCTTGCAGTACAAGGACAAATGCGTGGAAGATATCCGCGTGGAAAACACAATTTGCTGGTGCGGCTGGGGGCGGACGCTGGAGATCGGATTGGAAACGGTCGCCCCCGCCTATCGGCGCATTTCCTTTACCGACTGCGATCTGATCCATAATTCCGCCGTTGCGCTGGATATCCAGGCGGGCGATTTTGCGGAAATTTCCGATGTGACGTTTGAAAATGTGCGCGTGGAATATCAGAGCGATTCCTTGCCCGAAGTGATCCACAATCCACCCGAAAAGCAATACGACGGGTTTGGAAAGCGCCATGTGCCTATGCTCTTTTGTGCGGAAAATTCGGAATACTTTATCAACGACGAAAATTATTTTTGGTATGACGATCTGCTTAAAAAAGAGAGAAAGGGCAGGGCGGGCAGCCTGAAAAACGTGAGCCTTATCGGCGTGCGAGCCGTAGGGGACGCGGGCGGCGATTTGCCCGCGCTGCGCGTTCAATTCAAGGCTCCCTTTACGGGCGAAGAAATTCTCGTATCCGATCTCGTTGTTTTCGGGAAAAAAGTCGGGAAAGAGGACTGCAATGTGGAGGGAACGCACGCGCATCTGCTGCGCTTTATCTAA